AGGCCGTGCTCTGACGGCCTGAGAAGCGGGTGCGTCCGTCGGCGCCTTGGCCGATGGGGACCAGGTTGATCTGGTCATAGAAAATGGCTTCCATGACATCCGTGCGGATGTATTCGACCGAGAAAATCGAGTCGAGGAAGGGCAGTTTGATGTCCACGGCGAAGTTGCCGCGCATGTTGGTGGGGAGTTTCAGGCCCGGCTTCATGAAGGCGACGTCGCCGCCGCCGGTGGTCGCGGTGGTGGTGCCCATCGGATTGCCGGAATTGAAGGAGTAGATGGGATCGGTGCTGCCGAAGGTGCCGCCGAGGTATTGGCCCAGTGTCGGCAGGCCGAGGCCGGTGTCGGAAGAGGGCGTGAAGCGGCCAAAACCGGCGTTGCCGTAGGAATTGGAAACCCAGACCCACGGGTTGCGTCCGAGGAAGACGCCAACGCCGCCGCGGAGCTGGATCCTGCGCTCGTCGTCGAGGGCGTAGTTGAAGCTCAGGCGGGGAGCGAATTGGTCGGCGCCGTCGATGGTGCTGTCGTTGCGAACGCCAAATGCGGTTTCGAAGGCGGGGTTATAGGACGGGTCTATCGGGCTGCCGAGCACATCGTAGCGGAGGCCGAGCGTGACGTTGAAACGGTGGCTGGGTTCCCACTTGGCCTGGACGAAGAAGCCGGTCTGCTCGAAAGTGCTGACGTCGGTGCCGGGGAAGCCCTCGGTCGCGACGTTGCGGGCAAAGAAGACGGGCGTGGCGGTGGCCAGGTCGAAGCCCGGCGCATAGTTATAAACGAAACGACCGTAGGAGCCGTTGCGGAAGAGGTTTTCGAAATCGGTCTCCTCGCGGTCGAAACCGGCCTTGAAGGTGAGATCCTTCCACGAATAGGTGATGTTGCCGCTGTAGCCAATGGTTTTGCTGATGATGCCGTTGCCCATGCTGCTGTAGTCGGTGCCGAAGAGCAGGGCGGTGTTGGTGGTGAGGGCATCCCCGGTGGCGAAAGAGGTGCCGGGCACGTTGAGGAGGATGATCTCCGGCAGGTTGACCGGGGTGGAGCGCAGGGAGGTCGTGTCGTTCTTGGAGAAGGCGAACTCGGTCTTGAGATTCGGGGTCCAGTTGCTGAAGAGCTGGGCGGCCCATACTTCCTCGTTAACCGCAAGGGTATAGTATTTGGAATCAAAAGTGGTGACTCCGTTGGAGAATGAGGCGCCCAGGCCCGAGGGAAAGCCGGAGGGAGCGCCCGTGCTGCGGAAGTCGGGATAGCTGGGTTGATTGCCCTCGGTCTCGCTGTAGCGGACGGTCAACCGGTGATTCCTGGTGATGTTCCAGTCGATTTTCACGAGTTTCTTCTCGTCCTCAAGCAAGGCGCCGCCGACGCTGCCAAAGGAGCCAAAGTTGGGAGAACCGGGCAGGGAACCAAACTGGCCGGCCAGGCTGGAAAGCACGGTGCCGTCGGGTATGAAACCGGGATTGGTCGCGCCGCCGGAAGGGTTGCTGAACTTTTCATAATTCACGAAAAAGAACAGCTTGTCCTTGATGATCGGGCCGCCGAGGGTGGCGCCCCACGTGCGCTCGTAGAAGGTGGAGGTGCGCTGTCCGGCGGTGGTGCCGAAGACATCCTCCCCCTGCCATTTATAGGAAGTGTAAACGTAATAGGCGGAGCCGTGGAACTCGTTGGAGCCGCTCTTGCTCACCGCATTGATCGAGGCGCCGGCAAAGCCGCTTTGCGTGACATCGTAGGGCGTGAGCTGGATGCTGAAGTTTTCGAGCGCGTCGAGGGAGAAGGGATTCTTGAGGGAGAAGAGGCCGGTGGACGAGAGGCCGAAGTTGTCGTTCTGGCGGGCGCCGTCGATGGAGATCGAATTGTAGCGGTTGTTCATGCCGAGCGCGGTCACTTGCGCGCCGGAGCGGATCGAGACGAAGGGATTGGTCTTCATCATGTCGGCAAAGGAGCGGTTCGTGGTCGGCATGTTATTGATGGCATGGTTGTCGAGCACGCTGCTCGCGCCGGTGGCGGCGGCATTGAGGTCGTTGATGGAGGCGCCGACGACAAATCGTTCGAGCTGGATGACCTCGCCGGTGGCGACGAGGGTCACGTCGCTGTCGCCGCCCAGGCTGGTGTGGACGTTTGCGAGCGGCTTGATATCGTAGCCGGCGATGGTGGCGGAGACGGTGTAGGGGCCGCCGACGCGCAGGCCCGAGACACCGAAACGACCGGAGGCGCCCGTGATCGCGGTGGCGGCGGTGTTGGAGGGTGTGTGGATTACCGTGACGGCAGCGCCGGAGAGCGGCCGGCCGGCCTCATCGACCACGGTGCCGGTGATGCCGGAGGAAACGATGCCTTGGGCGGAAGCGGTGGGAAGGGACACCATGAAGGCAAATCCCGCCGCCGCGATGGTGAACAATTTCAAGAACGTTTTATGCATGGCATTGGTCGTTTGATTTGGGTTTCGAGAATATAGTCCCCAAAAAGACGATTAATACAGCGAACGGGGAATGGCAAAGGAGAGTCAAGTCCAGCACCCTTCCGTCACACGATATTTCCATGACCGTAACCTTTCGAAGGAAAAGGCATTTCAATGGGCCCTCCCGCGCGGAAAAATCGAGCGCGCGCATCCACGTTTTACCCGTGGGAAAAAATTCAAGGCGCCCGCAAAATACGGCCACCTTCGCAACATGCATCCAGCCTAATATTAATCATTTCTAAAAACCAGGTTCGTCGCTGTTTTCGATGCCTGAAAAAGCATGTTTTTCACGCGACGGCGCGACGGCACAAAAAAGGCGTCAAAGCGAATCCGGGCGAAGCGACATGCCTGCCATTCTCATGGAAATTATTAACTTGGCGAATCATATTAAAATAGCGAAGAACCCAAAACTATAACAATGGAGGGGCGGACTCCATGATGGCCGCGCTGGAGCGTTTTAAATAATATTGTGGCCGCGTCGGTTAACCCAAAGTGAGTCAGATTTCGCTGGCGCTGCAACCGATTGGGTTGCAGCGCCAGCGACTACAATTTTACTTGGGATGCCCTATTATATTCCTGAGCGTGGATTTATATAAAATCCGCCTTTATAAAATGCAGGGTAGGGTTTGGCACGGACAAGGATGCCCGTGCCACCCCGGGCATTGCCTTTACCGCTCCAAGGTCACGGCCATGAGGCCGATGACGACTTCGTTGCTCAGGGTGCGCAGGGTGAGCGAGCGCAGCTCTTTTTTCGGGTCGAGCGGGAGATGCAGCACGGTCGCCGCACCTCCGGGGATGGTGCGGCCATTGCCCTTGAACTCGTCCGCATCGAGCGCGCGAAATTCGCCGGTTTTCAGGTTCAGCCGCGCGGGCGGCGGCGTGTCACAGCGGAATTGATAGTCGTCGTAAAACAGGTCCTGCTCGATGGGCCACCACGTGTCGGGATTGCG
This genomic stretch from Termitidicoccus mucosus harbors:
- a CDS encoding TonB-dependent receptor, whose translation is MHKTFLKLFTIAAAGFAFMVSLPTASAQGIVSSGITGTVVDEAGRPLSGAAVTVIHTPSNTAATAITGASGRFGVSGLRVGGPYTVSATIAGYDIKPLANVHTSLGGDSDVTLVATGEVIQLERFVVGASINDLNAAATGASSVLDNHAINNMPTTNRSFADMMKTNPFVSIRSGAQVTALGMNNRYNSISIDGARQNDNFGLSSTGLFSLKNPFSLDALENFSIQLTPYDVTQSGFAGASINAVSKSGSNEFHGSAYYVYTSYKWQGEDVFGTTAGQRTSTFYERTWGATLGGPIIKDKLFFFVNYEKFSNPSGGATNPGFIPDGTVLSSLAGQFGSLPGSPNFGSFGSVGGALLEDEKKLVKIDWNITRNHRLTVRYSETEGNQPSYPDFRSTGAPSGFPSGLGASFSNGVTTFDSKYYTLAVNEEVWAAQLFSNWTPNLKTEFAFSKNDTTSLRSTPVNLPEIILLNVPGTSFATGDALTTNTALLFGTDYSSMGNGIISKTIGYSGNITYSWKDLTFKAGFDREETDFENLFRNGSYGRFVYNYAPGFDLATATPVFFARNVATEGFPGTDVSTFEQTGFFVQAKWEPSHRFNVTLGLRYDVLGSPIDPSYNPAFETAFGVRNDSTIDGADQFAPRLSFNYALDDERRIQLRGGVGVFLGRNPWVWVSNSYGNAGFGRFTPSSDTGLGLPTLGQYLGGTFGSTDPIYSFNSGNPMGTTTATTGGGDVAFMKPGLKLPTNMRGNFAVDIKLPFLDSIFSVEYIRTDVMEAIFYDQINLVPIGQGADGRTRFSGRQSTAFNRVYRFGNTDVGGSDYVAFSLDRPFKDGWSYNITYTRGKATEAQPGGSSTASSQWQYNIVFNQNQVERTRSDYEVKDRIQASISKEFNFFKRFKTTATLYYEGRSGLPYSYVYSGDLNGDGSSGNDTLAVPTGVDDPRFDFSAMSSAEARDAYIAFMQNSELAAHAGGYAPRNAFLGPWQSRLDLHLSQEIHVHGPVKVEVFASFINFGSWLSDDIFNYIETLGNPSNSNQNRVLGNASYGADGRIRPTVSLNSDGTINFASGSQFLVNNSDSRWRIQAGVRLKF